Proteins from one Impatiens glandulifera chromosome 2, dImpGla2.1, whole genome shotgun sequence genomic window:
- the LOC124924629 gene encoding uncharacterized protein LOC124924629, which produces MGKVSFRFTMRGLDQDMKHHRSVYMSRKGSGVTNSFAYNVYGFVLALQVWSYEIIQNLVPKFATRKDVDGPFRPRILLYQSKRKNTFQEMQSAFNSAVFSKMEDKAAIKRRSLRNMSPPSATSTPPSSLAREPAPASHVQIKDAEKKIENENVEDENVVDNVIHEAVVENENVVEKEAVVENEKEEKKVGKKVGKKKDENDEELEIVNTPPPLPKKVILVTRRNRRPKNDPDFTDPNLKQPKLKDPITVNPLLKYDDQLLHQLQTWLKDPKTDNKKIELHTILGDKALFRRMLKRFTWLTDDEIDAGCFILRRRAWVYPKTYKKNFFIGDCWLHTRFTAEYAAFKKSHIEFDIETFFEYFLGDESNYRNSWKVCDDIYIPLNIKDVHWILCVVRLQQWRVDVYDCDPGCYANLDEFVLPMCQMIPVIFDKALPFEDKQRFPLLNPDSVLPYTRLPESEVPKATKSGDCGVFVLMYIEYLTAGLNLAEVTSNEMKVWREKWAVRLFHGLVDP; this is translated from the exons atggGGAAGGTGTCCTTTAGATTCACCATGAGGGGTCTTGACCAGGACATGAAACACCACAGGTCCGTATATATGTCCAGGAAAGGGAGTGGAGTTACTAATTCTTTTGCTTATAACGTGTATGGGTTTGTACTAGCACTACAAGTGTGGAGCTATGAGATCATTCAAAACTTGGTCCCTAAATTCGCCACAAGGAAAGACGTTGATGGCCCTTTTCGCCCAAGGATACTGTTGTATCAATCGAAAAGGAAGAATACATTTCAGGAGATGCAATCTGCCTTTAACAGCGCTGTGTTTTctaagatggaaga CAAAGCAGCCATCAAGCGTCGTAGCCTGCGTAACATGAGTCCCCCATCCGCAACTTCAACACCTCCATCATCACTTGCACGTGAACCGGCACCGGCATCTCATGTTCAGATAAAGGATGCCGAA AAGAagattgagaatgagaatgtTGAGGATGAGAATGTTGTCGATAACGTTATTCATGAGGCTGTTGTCGAGAATGAGAATGTTGTCGAGAAAGAGGCCGTTGTGgagaatgagaaagaagaa AAAAAGGTGGGGAAGAAGGTTGGGAAGAAGAAAGACGAAAATGACGAAGAACTGGAAATAGTGAatactcctcctcctcttcctaagAAAGTCATATTGGTCACGAGAAGGAATAGGAGGCCGAAGAATGATCCAGATTTCACCGACCCCAATCTGAAACAGCCCAAGTTAAAAGATCCTATCACCGTCAATCCACTTCTAAAATATGACgatcaacttcttcatcaattgcaaacatggcttaaagatccaAAAACTGACAACAAAAAAATTGAGCTCCATACTATATTAGGTGATAAGGCATTATTTCGCCGAATGCTAAAAAGGTTCACCTGGCTGACTGATGAT GAAATCGATGCAGGTTGCTTCATTCTGAGAAGAAGAGCTTGGGTATATCCAAAGACATATAAGAAGAACTTCTTTATTGGAGATTGTTGGCTCCACACCAGGTTCACTGCTGAGTACGCTGCGTTTAAGAAAAGTCATATTGAGTTTGACATTGAAACCTTTTTCGAATACTTCTTGGGCGATGAAAGCAACTATAGGAATAGTTGGAAAGTAtgcgatgatatatatattcctttgaaCATCAAAGACGTCCACTGGATACTTTGTGTTGTCCGTCTACAGCAATGGCGCGTAGACGTATATGACTGCGATCCTGGATGTTATGCTAATCTTGATGAGTTTGTGCTACCGATGTGCCAAATGATTCCGGTTATATTTGACAAGGCATTGCCTTTTGAAGATAAACAAAGATTTCCTCTGCTCAACCCTGATTCCGTTTTGCCATACACAAGACTTCCAGAGTCAGAAGTTCCCAAAGCAACTAAGAGTGGAGATTGTGGTGTATTTGTACTAATGTATATTGAGTACTTGACTGCAGGTCTGAATCTAGCAGAAGTGACCTCAAATGAGATGAAAGTTtggagagaaaagtgggcagtgaGGTTATTTCATGGACTTGTAGATCCATag